A window of the Lolium perenne isolate Kyuss_39 chromosome 7, Kyuss_2.0, whole genome shotgun sequence genome harbors these coding sequences:
- the LOC127313351 gene encoding UDP-glycosyltransferase 90A2-like, whose amino-acid sequence MATTNSTNACATPNHGANGGSNQSGRDHIILFPFMAKGHTLPLLHFATALSVHQKNLLITVVVTPANLAFARIRLPASVNLAVLPFPSLPPLPSGVESTDTLPAPALYPTFLNATALLREPFAEFMASLPSPPLVLISDFFLGFTHGVAADAGVRRIVFHGMSCFSLAMCKSLIASPPPSVEHGTSFRVARMPEHVRITAAEVPDTIAKIFDPEDPVSRFIIDHVGESDERSWGVLVNSFAALDDEEYVAALLSFYQPDARAWLVGPMFLAAGDMPEREEEHDPEGCLPWLDERAERSETAIYVSFGTQAYVSDEQLDELARGLVQSGHHFLWAVRSAAWSPPVEVGPRGRIVRGWVPQRSVLAHRAVGGFVSHCGWNSVMESLTAGKPLLAWPFMAEQHLNAHHVADIIGAGVRIVDVKVAGDAVVERAEVEEKVRRLMDACEEGRKIRERATWAQQAAKAAVSDGGTSRVALMKLVEELQRSYCDVIVGKQDHGANRIILTQAHSSTKA is encoded by the coding sequence ATGGCCACCACCAACAGCACCAACGCTTGCGCTACACCCAACCATGGCGCAAACGGCGGCAGCAACCAGTCTGGCCGCGACCACATCATCTTATTCCCGTTCATGGCGAAGGGCCACACACTCCCACTGCTTCACTTCGCCACGGCGCTCTCGGTGCACCAGAAGAACCTCCTCATCACCGTGGTCGTCACGCCGGCCAACCTCGCCTTCGCCCGCATCCGGCTCCCCGCCTCGGTGAACCTAGCCGTTCTGCCGTTCCCCTCGCTGCCGCCGTTACCATCCGGCGTCGAGTCGACGGACACCCTGCCCGCCCCGGCCCTCTACCCGACGTTCCTGAACGCGACGGCGCTCCTGCGGGAGCCCTTCGCGGAGTTCATGGCGTCGCTCCCGTCCCCGCCGCTCGTGCTCATCTCCGACTTTTTCCTCGGGTTCACGCACGGCGTCGCGGCCGATGCCGGCGTCCGCCGCATCGTGTTCCACGGCATGTCCTGCTTCTCCCTGGCCATGTGCAAGTCGCTGATCGCGAGCCCGCCGCCAAGCGTCGAGCACGGCACCAGCTTCCGCGTGGCCCGCATGCCGGAGCACGTGAGGATCACGGCGGCGGAGGTCCCGGACACGATCGCCAAGATCTTCGACCCCGAGGACCCGGTGAGCCGGTTCATCATCGACCACGTCGGCGAGTCGGACGAGCGCAGCTGGGGCGTGCTGGTGAACAGTTTCGCGGCGTTGGACGACGAGGAGTACGTGGCGGCCCTGCTGTCGTTCTACCAGCCGGACGCGCGCGCCTGGCTGGTCGGCCCGATGTTCCTCGCCGCCGGCGACATGCCGGAGCGCGAGGAGGAGCACGACCCCGAGGGCTGCCTCCcctggctcgacgagagggcggaGCGGTCGGAGACGGCGATCTACGTATCGTTCGGCACGCAGGCCTACGTCTCGGACGAGCAGCTCGACGAGCTGGCGCGCGGGCTGGTGCAGTCCGGTCACCACTTCCTCTGGGCAGTGCGGTCCGCTGCGTGGTCGCCGCCGGTGGAAGTAGGGCCGCGCGGACGGATCGTCCGCGGGTGGGTCCCCCAGAGGAGCGTGCTGGCTCACCGCGCGGTGGGAGGGTTCGTGAGCCACTGCGGCTGGAACTCGGTGATGGAGAGCCTCACGGCGGGGAAGCCCCTGCTGGCGTGGCCGTTTATGGCCGAGCAGCACCTGAACGCGCACCACGTCGCGGACATCATCGGCGCCGGCGTCAGGATTGTGGACGTCAAGGTCGCCGGAGACGCGGTCGTCGAGAgggcggaggtggaggagaagGTGAGGAGGCTGATGGACGCCTGCGAGGAAGGGCGGAAGATACGGGAGAGGGCCACCTGGGCTCAGCAGGCGGCGAAGGCAGCGGTGAGCGACGGCGGCACGTCGCGCGTGGCGCTGATGAAGCTGGTGGAAGAGCTGCAGCGAAGCTACTGTGACGTCATCGTGGGGAAACAGGATCACGGGGCCAACAGGATAATACTCACGCAAGCGCATAGTTCTACAAAAGCCTAA